Part of the Chanos chanos chromosome 5, fChaCha1.1, whole genome shotgun sequence genome, CCACAGTGATCTCAAGCTAATTCTCTTCTGTTGACTCTGCTCCTCAGTTTCAACTCTGACAAGCAGAATAATTTCCAGATCTGGGTGTTACGGATTGAATTTCTGTATAAGTCtaaagggggaggggaggtgcTTAACAGAGGCACATCATTGCTACCTTTTGGTTGCAGCGCTGTAACAGTTAATTGGCAGTAACGTCATGTGAACGCATATATCAGCACTCTTCATATTGGCTGTGTCCAGCTATGCTGGCGTTAGGGTGACACACAGGTTTTTTGTTAGGTTGTGAGCAATATCTGCTTCCAGTGGAGTTATGGATGCCTGTTTAGTATCAGTCCTGATTGGAATGAGATGCACTGGTAGAACATAACGAATATGTAGAACGTTTTGGAGCTCTTGGAGTCTAAAGTAACTTTGTTCTTGTTTATATCAAAGTTCTGAAAGCAGTTTCTGTACTTGTTGTCATTCCTGGCACAACATTTAGATATGAAATAGAACAAAATTACATCCTGTCTAATGCTCTCtccctcatgcacacacatgcatggcaGCAGGAGTAGTTTAAGTACTCCAGCTTTGATATTCTGATTTACCAGGAGCTTGACAAAACAGGACAAGGAGTAGGGAgtcaggacttttttttttggggggggggggggggggggtgtcttggGTGATGATTGTAAGATATTTACCTGGGAATCGTTTGTAGTTTTCATAGTCGTCAGAGCACTGAACAGTGAATATTCTGGGCTGTGAGAGCACTTCACTCCTCGAGACAAGGGTCTCCGTGATGTCATCGGTTTGGCTGAGGTATAACCAGCCCACTATTCCACAACCAGCaagtgccacacacacaaacagaactgtcTGAGAGCCCCTCCACGCTGAAGCCTGACGCTGCGCGTTCCCCCTGTGTTCAGAAGACGTTCACACAACAATGTCTTGAGGCAACTAAAACACCTACAAAACTCTGAAGGTTGCTACCATGAGCAGTAATAGAGAGTCAAAACGTTTTGTCATGGCCTGGGATCGGGGTATATATCTCATCTATATTGTAAATTAACAAGCCATATGttacactgaattaaagtgTCAGTGTTATATTAGATATTTGATGCGATCCACTTCGGACCAGATGCATTCAGCAGATTGTTCATATAGAAAACTGTTaccttttaatctttttctcaATTACACTGCTTTCTGGGGTGCTGGATTTTCCACGGCGTTGCACCATTTTCACCTGATATAATTGTTAGAAAACATCGATGTGGCAAAACATATGTTGCCTCATTTCATTGACTACTGTAATATAGCGCGCATGCAGAATCGAAAGAGTGTGACGAAAGCAAAACGGTCACGTGAAGCCAGCTATTGCGATGATACAGAAACTCTTCCGGAGTACatatctcaaaacagtcaacttAAAAGTCTGCAAAGTTCCCTTTGACAACCGTAAATGAAAGTCAGAAGAGGCAATTATACAGTAAATTGCGTTTTCTGGTCGCGTTGGCCGTGATCAAAATTAATGTGGGATACTGGAGACGTTTCTGATTGGGTGGGCATGAAATGGAGTACCTTTACGCTAAACCATAGGCTACAAACACCAAGTTGAGTGTATCGCAACATAGAAGCATATCACCTAGAAACAATTACACGAGTGAACTTAATTACTGAACTGCTGATATCAGTTAAGAAAGAGAAACTAATCAATGTTTTTCGGTCTTCCAATTAGAAGTATTACATGCCAATCAATATACACCCCTTAATGTATACCCTGAGGGCAAAGTGTCACTGTAGAACGAAGCAAAGGTGACGTAAGCTGTAGGAAAttatttggggggaaaaaaaactctgaagGTGTTGTTCATTACCCAGCATCAACTGATCTTTATGGGTATTGGCTGTAGACTTAACAATATGGAAACCAAAAACAGATTTGAGTGCTAGCTGCTCTTTTCAATCCGAATTATTCTCTTCTTTAGTTTCtgaatcttttattttctttagtcaatcaaaaagaaataatcctctttctttttgtctcaaAAACttgtctctctcaaaaacagcATGTATTATTTGTCAGTATACTGGGAAAACAGACtttcaatactttttttttttttacgttcaAAAGACCTCCCTCACTGTTGCTCTGTGAGGCAACTGTATGATGGAAAACCACAAGCCTTAATAACCTGGCTTATGGTTACGAGGTGAGTTTGCTAATGAGCCTAGCTCACTAATTAAACCCAAGAAAGTGGCTCCACCCCATCCTATAACACTGAAAAATCTCAAATCTTGAAAGTCACAGCCTacaacaagagagagactgagggtttCATGAAgcgtgaatttttttttcacgcaAAACTGTCAAAATTCATGACTATCTGTTGGCATTGTTCTTAAGCTGTTCTTTCGGGCAGTTTTGCATTTTTGGCTCATGTAACTGGCTATCAGAGAAACCCTGCTTTTTGGAAACCCCCCCTGGTACAATCTGCACCACTTATATCAAGCCTGTGTTTCAAAACAGCGCACCTGGCTGCATTCATCTCTCATGCCTCCCCAGATGGATAACTGGATAAACTTCAAAAGACTGTTAAATAGTACTCAACATAGCATTGACCAGTTAGCCATCTGTTCTTTCAACACTCTGTTTTTTAGCAACTTGGCAAAGAGAATAATAGAGCTCTGTTTATGTTTTGCACAACATCTTACTCcaaaatttggattttttttaaaaaaaaaaatttttaccTACAAGTAAAAGTCACAGATAGGCAATCTTGTATTTCGCAGAATCTGACTCATTAGAGTAAGAACTGAACTGTACATAAGATTACTCACTCTCTTTGTGACTCAAACCTATACATctgaacacaaaaataacaatttgCAATCCTTTGAGAATTATAGTCATTGACAgccatttttatcttgtggggttttttttttctttccttttcttcaaaACTGGTTTCAGCACATTAACTTTCCAGCCTTTCTGCCCTGTATGTAATTTCAAATCTTAACTGAAGTGAGTGGCCTTAACCTGAACCTTATCCTGCACATaaacctgaaaaacagagagtggtTTCTCCGGTTTTGAACCGCACAGTCTCTACAAAATGAGTGGGAAAGAATTGTGCCTGACAAGAGGCTGAGCAGGTCAttatgagctctctctctctctctctctctctctctctctctcacacacacacacacacacatacacatgcgtgcgcgAAATGTCAATGCATTGACATAACATGAAAATATTATATGTTAACATTATATGTGCATGTACAATGTTCTCACTTTTAACACCAGAAcccacaaagacacatttacCACAAAGCTACATACACAAAACAGCCTGTGGCTCAAAGGtcagagaagcaggcttgtgactgaGTGTTCACTGCTCACtcctagtgtatgtgtgtgtgtgtgtgtgtgtgtgtgtgttcactgctcactcctagtgtgtgtgtgtgtgtgtgtgtgtgtgtgtgtgtgtgtgttcactgcttcgGATGGGTTGAATGCAGAGGCTTAATTTCCCCTCGGGGATTAAAGCagtatctcaaaaaaaaaaaaagacacatacaaaTATTCTCTCACATTCATCACTGAATAAGACACTCTCACAACACAGCAAATTCCCTCATATTCAGCCCTGAAAatactcgcgcacacacacacacacaagctaaacTAGACCAAACTAATGGGTCTAACACATTTGCGGTTTGACACCCAGATACTGTTTTTAATGTTAGAATATTTATGAGACCCGACTTAGGACAGTGAACAGGATGTTCTTCAGGTTCGGCAGGAAGTGTTATCTGTACTGGAGAGAGCAAGTGCCCTGGCTCCAGCCCAGGACTCCTTTATCATGTGTTGTCAGATAGTGATctactttattttcaaagttCAGGCTTTATTTTCTCTGGTTGGGAAGGATGATGATATGACTCATCCATCATGTTAACTTGATCAACTAGATTAAGCTGGTTTATTACCTGAGAAAGGTAATATTTTGCATGACATTTCTACCACCATGCAACTCACTATGATTACAAAATGAAAGATTAGATTTTGGACGCCATGgttatgaaatgtaaaaagGCAGAGGTTTACTGAGTAACTACTGACCTCTTGTGGTGCATCTTTGAAGTCAAACTGTGCAGCAGTACATTACATTTGCTTCATTTTAACTTGTATAGAATCAGTTCATTCCTATGAGCCAGCCTGTCTTATTTCTGTCTACATCTGTCACCTCTGATTAATGACCTTAAACATAAATACTGACCATAATAACAGTACTATTCAGAGGTCGCAATCCAGACCTAGAGCCATTATCTGACTGTCTCTACAGGCAATATTTCTGTCTGATCTCAGAGAAAAGCCTTGCGTCCGTGAGAGAACTAGATTTGACCATTAATCCCCCAGAGGACACATGAGAAAAGCTGTTCTCTGCTGTACTGGAGGATATTCAAGGATTCACATTTTTCCAACCGCTTATGAACTAACTTTagttgtttgtattttagtagcaagaaaaaaatgaaaaagcgaATGAGTTAAGCAATGGAATTGCACAGGGTTACACAGACTAGTTCTCAGCACCAGTTTTGTGTATTGAGACATGTAGATTTAAGTCTATTCTCTATGTCCTTTTCAAAGTCGGTTTGGACCAAAGTTCCAACCAAATGACCAGCTGTAGATTCTGcacctcctcctcactctgtctgttcttctTTCCCCTACAGCAGTGACTGTGGTGGAAAGTGCAAGATGAGAACATGAGGAAATGCATGTCTGATTATTTCTAGTGACAGTAAGTAGGGCAAATATCAAACACGCTCACAACTCCACTGCGTCACGGCCAGGAAGACGGATGGGTTgggcggtgggggggtggggggggtgaagtTTTGTCCACTTTGGGCAGGAGTTTCACTCTCTCAAGGCTGATGAGAACCTGAACGAATCCACTTATTTTACTTGGATCTCTTTTTCGGGCGGTGCCCTTTTTACGATGGCCTGCCCTGAGACGACCTTGCCCTGAAACGACCTCAGAATGACCATGGAATTTGATCTTGGAGAAGAACATATATGTTAAAGCCCTTTAACAGATAACCTGCTGTCCTCCTCTATGGCGAGTGGTAATGTTATTGAGCGTGTCTTGCAGCATCGTTCTCTCTCCTCAACACTGCCAGTCTTCTCTCAGCCAAAGTTCTGCTACTTAACACTTGTACCAGATCTCAGATATGCAGTGAATACTGTTTCTGTTATGATGACTGTCAGTCATTTTGTATACATTTGTTTTAGTAGATCTGTGGGCAGAACGCCGCTGGTTTTGTAATGTCACTTTCATATCATTATATTAGTCTCCCTAACAAATGAGGCCACATTCTTGTGCGGCCAGTTGTGGTCCTGTTCCCTTAGTCAAAGACGCGACACAGAGTTTGGCTGTTAAGCACTCACAAGAAATTTCAGTGAAACGGCAGTTCGACTGTGACCTTttcatgaatgatttattttacacatgGAAACTCTCTGGTCTCCTACAGTCAGGTGTGATATGAGTAGAGAGAGTTCTAATTAAACATTTGAACTCTTCTGTTGTGACGCATTCAGAGGGCCACGTGCCAGTGTGGTTTGGTGCTATTGTATAAGGTTTAACCCTGTAGGTCTGTCTGTACAGCAACAGGCCTGCAGTACAGACTCACATGGGTATCCGCAGATTTCTAGTTATTCACCATCCAATAATGCAAAGCCTGCAAAAGGTCTGACAAATGGATAATtgataaaattacaaaaaaataaaatacgaTCAAAATGCATGCATTTTATACCAATACTCTTCTATAATTTCAAGAAGAACCAACTGTAttggcacagaaaaaaaagtcagccatGCTATTCATGCTAACAGTGGAACACACCACACTTTTGACTGGTAGTGTCTACTTCATATCTCATTCTTAGCTGTTATGTATTATGAAACAGCTCTTCTCTTGCACTGATAACCACTCCTCGTTTAGTGAGGGGTTTTTCCTCTGTAGAGGCTGTGGATTAAGTGGGTGAAAAATGACATAGTGACATAATCTATTAAGATTCGATTCTGATTGggtgaggaaaacacaaaccTGTTTAAATTAGAGGAGACTTTGAGTGGCCACACACCTCGACTGCCTCCTCACAGATACACCAAGACAGTATAGCTTAGCCTGCCGAACGAAAACGTGACCCTCTGTTCACTTTCACTACGGATGATGGCATCTTTCACGTTTCTGGAGACGATGTTTGCAGTCTTACTTACCTGCTCTAAAGGCTGACTCAACTTCCTCAACTCCAGGCTCAAACATAATGTCAGTGATTATACCATTAAAACATGGCCCTAATCTCTAAACAGTACTAAAGTGACTGATCATTCACAAAGTAAACCTGTTGTCCAGAGGTATATTGTCTAAATTAGTGATGCACTGTATTATTTATGATGCTATATTGTCTGAGTTAGTGGTGTTATGTGTTACTGATGATGCAGAGTCTGAGAATGGATCTGTGATGACTCCTAGAGTAACACATGGGGCATCCAGATTCTCAGAGTGTTGGTGGTTGCTACGACAACCATCCCACGATCTAAGTCGGCCTGTGATTTCCTGGTGGTTCTCAAACAAGTCAGTTAAATACGAGGAGACATGATCAACACTGAACGGGAACTCTCTCCTAGTTTTCAGATTTAATAATGACATCACATATGTGTGACGATACATAATACACCTGCCAGTCATATGTTGACAGTCTGAGATTAAAGCAATGACTTACACCCACGTCAGTTTCTGCTATGAGAACAACTGTCAAATGTgagaacccccccaccccccaaaaaaaacaagacggCGTGTTCTTAGCACATTTCAGATGAATTCAGCTCAGTTGACGTCTGCTCAACTCAGTTCCAACCCatggtcagttttttttatggACCTCACCACATAGGCTTATCAgactatcagagagagagatacactgCTCCAAGGTCATTCAATGACAGATGGGTCAACAGTCAgttaaaatacaacacaaagtGTACACCTTTAATTCCTGGTGATGACTAGGACTTCATTTGGGTGTTAAAACCTTACCCATGAACTAGAACTATCTGGTCATCTACACTCGCACTCAAACCTCATGGCAGGCAGGTTCACAAATAGTAACAAAGTCATTTATGCaacccttgtgtgtgtgtgtcaggttgtgtgtAAATCAGTGTGCACGGTATTACTGGTATGAGACAAAGAAGCAATGTTGTACGGATGAATACATCAAGAAAATGATCCTGACAGATAAGGATGAGTGATCAAGGGAGTAATACAAGAAttgaaaagcacacacacacacacacaaacaattaacgtcaaaagaaaaaaaaaaagtttattaacATTCACATCGCAGTGATAGTTAACTGTATAGTTCAAAAGTTTTGCCCGAAGctgatttaacatttttttgagGACTTTACATGACTGTTctaggaagaagaagaaaaaaaaaaaaaaaggttgttctGCTGTTGCCAATTtagggggaggaaaaaaaaaatcaaatcaaggCGTTACACAGGAGCAACCAGGAGAATACTGGAAACAGCCAAGCACTCTGCACCGAGACGCGTCACCTTTACAGCTAACCAGCAATATTCAACTGCTACGCAACTGCGCCTAGTGCACAAAAGATACACAAGAGACAATGTTAGACTCAGGATGGTTTTGAAATTACCACTGATCAATTAAAAGAACATATGTGTCACAATAAGAGAACCAAATACATTACTATAGGACAATAGCGTTTATTCTGACCATCTCTCatccaaattcatttttattgacttgcttaaaagaaaaacagaaaagaaaagtacagGCCTTTTCAATTGGCCAAATAATTTTTCTGCGAATACCTAAGGTTTCAGAGGTGGTCACATTCATTTAATACAGACAcaacttcacttttttttccccaaaatgaTGGGTGACAGAAAAGATGAATaacttttgatttaaaaaaaaaagaacttactTTATTGTCTGCGAGTTGCAAATACATGGGGTACTTAAATTCAAACACTACCAAAAATGGGGGAGGGGAAGTCATTACCTTATTGCCCAAACTTAAGTATAATGAAAATTTTAATGGCATTACATAAGATCCAGTATATGATAGAAAATAATTCAGAGCAACTGAAAGCAAAGAAATCATTAAAAAGATTTTAGACCAAGTTACAATAACCTTTTGGTCTGACATCACAATTTTGCAGTCCTTGAATGGACCTTTCCGTTCGGCAAGTTCCACACTGAGGTCTCAGTCACTTGACATCTAGAAAAGAAGAGAATTTAGAAAATGTCAGTTTCAAGAGAGCCACGGTATAATTTTAGGATAGGCTTATGATGCAACCAAGAACTGTGTGGTAATCATCCTTACGGAAATGTCTTCTCTTTCTGGAATCTTCCATTTACAAATGGGCTATTAGATTACCAGCCATGGCAACCATGCCAACATTGGTTCTGTATTCACACAAATGGATGCTTAGCAAGTAACCTTTGGAAAATTAAGCCAACAAACCTGAggggtgaggtttttttttcccctacaaaGCCATTTTAAAAGGTCACCAGCCAAATGTTCAGAAAAGTTCAAATCCAATTTGCATAGCCCATCCAATTAGAACTCTGAATTCTGTTAACGACTCAGCTGATCACCTTGTTAAACTGACTTTGTGAAACCACCCCTTGTGTCTGTCTGGCTTTCGTCTATGCGACCATAGACATTAGCGAGTGACGTGGATGATGAAGGAGGGTCTCAGAGTCCATTGTCCATCAAACGTACCTCAACACCACCTCAACACTCATAGAGACCGACCTGCTCCATAGCAACCGCCAACCAGCAGCAGGCAGCCAATGGGCGGATCACACACTAACTGCTCTCAAACTGCCCCCAAACTCCTCTTTTGCAAACAGGAATCAGCAGCTTGGAGGAAAGAATTCCACATTTAGATGAATGGTTTCCACCcaaaatttcaattttttttttcttccccaaaaATGTACTTACGTCTTTGGCCCAACTGACATTCTATGTGATCTCCATCAAAATCTGGAGTGCAAGTTTTAGCTTGTGTGTTTCTATGCATGCCTGGGACCCATGATGATGGATTTCCATCAATGTAGCACCTCAATTTAAACACCACAAATAGGCCTAAACAGCATACACTGACCTGTTGGAGCGAGGTGcctctatacaaacacatagacatgcCTATTAGTGCTGAATGTAAGGTCTATTCTGATAGACTTTCATGGTGTAGGATTGGCACTATTCATGTGACACTGCTCTGTCTATGTTAAAGGCACAAATCTATGTGACGACAAAATGAATTCTGATTGCACTGATAAAACTGACCATTCAAAATTAAGCGTGGGtgacaaattttaaaataagctACATGCAACAACTGAAATAGTAGACGAAGGCgacaaattgttttttgtttttaaaaaaggtgTGGTGCACTGCTAACAACCCATTATATGAACCTACCCAAACTTCATGACTCTGGAACTCCGTTGTCCTCAGGAGATTTGGGTCGGCTTCCAGACCTTGATCTCGACTTTGACCCTCTGTTTGAAGCCGGAGTGTGACTCCTGGAGCGTGACTTTGATTTGGACCTTGAGCGGGACCTGGACGCTGACTTGGACCTGCTCCTGCGAGGAGTGCGGGTCTTTGAGCGAGAACGGGAGCGGGAGTAAGACCTGGATCTTGATCGGCTGTAGCGGGATCGGCTGCGTGACCGGGAACGGCTTCTGCTCCTCGATCGGCTGTGTCTCCTGCGTCGTGGGCTCCGGCTATAAATAATACGACAATTGACacttaaaacttttaaaaagatTCAAATAACTCAAGCTAGTTCAGCTCACGGTTTACTTGCAGTACTACTCGGCACCATTTGACCACACGACACATGCAGTATTGAAATAACAGGAATTTGGCTTATAGCCCTTGCTGGCTGTGACACTTTAACGACGCACTGGACACGCAATGTACCACGACTTAACGCAGTGATCAGCTGAGTGAGAATTACAATTTGGTTATATTTAAATCAACAGAGGTTGTGAAGAAGTAATGTCAAAGTTAACACAGAACTGACTAACAAAACCGAAAGGTCAGATGCTCCCATTTACtgaaacatgaacacacatgctcagacaaTATTTCGTGCAAACCGAAATGCAAATTGACATCACTGAGACCAATGTAATGACTACTGACTTATCAAGGCAGTCTGGAAGAGTACCGGACGGCTAACATTTGCCATTCACTTCATGTATTTATTGCGAGACATCTCAACGGTCTACTCTGGCTAATTTGACTAACCTAAGCTAGTTAGCCTATCTAGCTAATTTTGTTAGCTGGGTAGGCTAAATTAAGGCCGGTTTTCTCATAAAAAGAAAGTACTActgtggataaaaaaaataatggcaGACACTGTTTCCTCACATCAAATGCCCAAGGCCTTATACAACCGATAAATCACAAGTCACTCCAAAGCCGTAACTCACCTCCGACTTCTCCGTCCATAGCCTCCGTATCTACGCGGAGGTGCTCCTCTGCGCCCGTAGTGAGAGTCCGGTGGGCGCCCGTACCGGGCCATCTGTACCCTCAAC contains:
- the srsf2a gene encoding serine and arginine rich splicing factor 2a, with translation MSYGRPPPDVEGMTSLKVDNLTYRTSPETLRRVFEKYGRVGDVYIPRDRYTKESRGFAFVRFHDKRDAEDAMDAMDGALLDGRELRVQMARYGRPPDSHYGRRGAPPRRYGGYGRRSRSRSPRRRRHSRSRSRSRSRSRSRSRYSRSRSRSYSRSRSRSKTRTPRRSRSKSASRSRSRSKSKSRSRSHTPASNRGSKSRSRSGSRPKSPEDNGVPES